The Stigmatella aurantiaca DW4/3-1 genome contains the following window.
GGTCCGAGAGGTAGCACTCCGGCCGGAAGGAGATGCCCTTGGCTTCGAGCTCGGCGTAGAGCTGCTGGATGTGCCGCTCCAGGGGCGTGCCCTGGAGGTGCAGCTTCAGATCCTTGATGCGTGCCTGGAGAAGGGACTCGCGCTCGGAGCGTCGCGGGGAATCCTCCGCCTCATGCGGATCGGCGAGGGTCTTTTCGCGGAAGGCCATCTGGGAGGTCGAGAGCATCTCCTGTGAAATGGGGCTGGCCCAGGCCTCCTGCAAATCACTGGAAAGACCGGGCGCGCGGGTTGCCAGGGGGCCGGCTTCCCGGTGGCGAGGCAGGCAAGCCGCCGGGCGCATGAAGCCCCGGACGCGGAAGGGCCCTCACTCGAAGATGGAGATATCGGACGAGGTGGGGGCCGCAGGCCGTGAGGGTTTGGGCTTGCTGGGCGGAGGGGCCGCGCGCGTGGGGGTGAGCGGCACATCCACCGCCAGCATGTCGCCCGCGGCGATGCTGAGATCCAGCGGGCGTTCCGCGTCCTGGTGGCCCGCCAACCGGAAGATGAGCCGGTGCTTCTGGCCCCGGGGCAGGGCCAGGGTCCCAGGGGTGGTGCCGATCTGCTCATCCTTCTCATTGAAGATGGCGGCGCCATCCGGCGTGGTGTTGCACCTCACCAGCACCGTGGGACTGAGGGCCGCTGGGGGCGCCTCGGCGGTGGGCGAAGGCGAAGACGGTGGGGTCTGGACTTGCTCCACGAGGGCGCGCTCCCCTGGGGGCTTGGCGGCGGCCGTGGCATCGCCGCGCCGCAGGGCCACCACGCCGAGCCCCGCGGCGAGCAGGAGCGCGGGGATGCCCACCAGCGCGGCCTTCTTCGCCATGGCCATGCCCTCGTCCGAGGGGGAGCGCTCCTCGGCACGGGCGGAGGCGGAACGTTGCGAGGGGCTCCCCGCGGCGCGATGCCGGTTCGAGGAGGGGGTCCCCGAGGAGCCCTTGGCGACGATGACGTTGGGCGACCGGCCGGAGGAGCCCGAGGAGGGCCGGGACGAACGGACGCTGGAGCTTCCCACGGGGCTGCCGGGCTTGCGAGGCTTGGAGACGCTGGGCTTGCTGCTGCTGCTGCTGTCGCGCCCGGTGGCTCCGCCCGAGGGGATGGCGTCCAACTCCTCGGAGGAGAGCTCCTCCACCGCCTCCAGCATCTCCTCGATGAACTCCTCGGCGGACTGGAAGCGGTCTTCCTTCTCGCGCGCCAACCCCTTCTGCATGAAGGCGTCGATGGAGGGAGGAACCGGCGCCCCCTGGCGCTTGCTGTTCACGGCGGGCACGGTCTGGGTGAGCGCGGCGGTAAGTGCCTTGCGCACCGTGTTGGCCCCATAGGGCGAGGTGCCCGTGAGGCAATAGAAGAAGACGCCGGTGAGGGCGTAGAGGTCCGAGCGGGCATCCACCAGCTCGCCTCCGGCCTGCTCCGGGGGCATGTACTGCGGCGTGCCGAGCACCTGGCCGGTGGAGGTGAGCTGCTCTTCCTCGTCCTGCTCCAGCGCCTTGACCAGGCCGAAGTCCAGCACCTTGACGAAGTCCTTCCCGTCGAGCTGCTGCACCATGATGTTGTGCGGCTTGAGGTCCCGGTGGACGCAGTTCTCGGCGTGCGCGTGGGCCAGCCCGCGCGCGGCCTGCTCCAGAAGGTTCACCGCGCGCCGCAGGGGCATGGGCCCGTCGCGCTTGACGATCTCCTTGAGGCTCTCGCCGCCCAGCAGCTCCATCACGTAGTAGCAGGTGCCGTCCGTGGTCCGGCCAAAGTCGAAGATGGTGATGACGTTCGGGTGCCGCAGGCGGCTGGCCACCTCGGCTTCCCGGCGGAAGCGCTCGAAAAAGGTCGGGGCGACGGCCAGCGCCGAGTTCAGCGTCTTGACGGCCACGGGGCGCTGCACGGAGGTCTGCGTGGCCCGGAAGACCATGCCCATGCCGCCATGGCCGAGCACGCTCTCGATCTTGTACCGGCCATCGAGCACTTGCCCCAGGAGCGCCAGACTGGCCCCCGAGCAGAGATGGTCAGGACCGGCGGTGCTGCCGCAGTGCGCGCAAGGAGAGGCCATTGCGGGCGAGTATACGCAACCCCGTCATGACGCGGCGAGTAGGCGAGCAGGCATGCAAATCGTTTCCGAGGGGGCTCCGGGCTGCTACACCCCACCCCCGCCATGAGCCTCATCATCGCCCAGGACATCTGCCTCGCCTACGGCAAGAAGGTCCTCTTCGACGACACCAGCTTCACCCTCGGCCCCCGGGATCGCGTGGGGTTGGTGGGCGCCAACGGAACCGGAAAGAGCTCGCTGATGAAGCTCCTGGCCGGGGTGCAGCACGCCGACTCGGGGACCATCACCTACGCGCGCTCGGCCCGGGTGGGCTACTTGCCCCAGGAGCTGGCGGGCTTGCCAGAGGGCTCGGTGGTGGAGGCGGTGATGAGCACCGTGCCCGGCCGGGACGCAATGGAGGCCCGGCTGAAGAAGACCGAGGCGGCGCTTGCCCAGGAGACGGACGAGGCGGAGCAACTGGAGCTGTCCCAGGAACTGGCCGACCTGCACGCGGAGCTGGACCAGTTCGAGGAGCACTACGGGCGCCACCACGCCGAGCGCATCCTCAAGGGCCTGGGGTTCCGGGACGCGGACCTGGCCAAGCCCACCAGCGCCCTGTCCGGAGGCTGGCGGATGCGCGCCGCGCTGGCGGGGCTGCTGCTTCAGGACCCGGACCTGCTGCTGCTGGACGAGCCCACCAACCACCTGGATGTGCCCACGCTGACGTGGTTCGACGGGTTCATGCGCCGCAGCAACAAGGCGCTGGTGCTCATCTCCCACGACCGGGATTTCCTCAACCGGCAGGTCAACCGGATCGTCTCGCTGGAGATTGAAGGGTTGCGCTCGTACGTGGGCAACTACAACGACTACAAGCGGCAGCGCGCCGAGGAGATGGAGCAGCTCAAGGCGCGGGCCGCGAAGGTGGAGGCCCGCCGCGCCGAGCTCCAGGCCTTCATCGACCGGTTCGGCGCCAAGGCGACCAAGGCCCGGCAGGCGAAGAGCCGGGAGAAGATGCTGGAGCGGCTGGAGGAGGTGCACCTGCTGGAGGAGCGCTCCACGGTGCACTTCCGCTTCCCGGAGGTGGAGCGCTCGGGCCGGGACGTGGCCTCGCTGGAGGCGGTGAGCAAGCGCTATGGCGCCCAGGTGGTGTACTCGGGGCTGGATGCGCGCGTGGAGCGGGGCCAGCGCATCGCGGTGGTGGGAGCCAACGGGGCCGGCAAGACGACGCTCCTGAAGATCCTGGCCGGAGAGCTGGCGGCGGATGGCGGGCAGGTGACGCTGGGGCACAACGTGGTGATGGGCTACTACGCCCAGCACCACGCGGACACGCTGGACAAGCGCAATTCCATCCTGGAGGAGGTGCAGCCCCTGGCGGCGGACAAGCCCCAGAGCTACGTACGCGGGGTGCTGGGGGCGTTCCTCTTCTCGGGGGATGACGTGGACAAGCCCATCGGCGTGCTGTCCGGAGGAGAGCGGGCCCGCGTGGCGCTGGCGAAGCTGCTGCTGCGGCCCTCGAACTTCCTGTTAATGGACGAGCCCACCAACCACCTGGACCTGGACTCGACCGAGATGCTCATCGAGGCGTTGCAGGGCTACGGGGGCACGCTGCTGTTCGTCTCGCACAACCGGGGGTTCGTGAACAGCCTGGCCACGATGGTGTGGGACGTGGTGGACGGCAAGGTGGTGCCCTACGCGGGCAACCTGGATGAGTACCTCTACCACCAGGAGCAGCTGCGCCTGGAGGCGGAGGCGGGCGCGGTGGGGGAGAAGGGCAAGCCCGGAGAGAAAGCCTCGTCGGCGCCGCTCAGCGAGAAGGACCGCAAGCGGTTGGAGGCCGAGGCCCGTCAGCGCCGGAGCACCGTGGAGGGGCCGCTCAAGAAGGAGATCGCCCGGATCGAAGAGCGGATCTCCAAGCTGGAGACGGCGCAAAAGGAGCGGGAGGCACAACTGGCGGATCCAGATCTCTACAACGACTTCGCGAGGGCCAAGCCGTTGATGGATACCCACCGCGCGGGCAAGGAGGAGTTGGAGTCGCTGTACGCGGCCTGGGAGGCGGCCCAGGAGAAGCTGGCCGAAGCCACTGCTTCTCTGGGGTAGCCAGACCCATGTCCTGGCGACAACGGAAGAGGCCAGATCGGCGATGTCGGACGGACGGACTCCTCTCTCCTCGGGGGGGGACAACGCCGTCTCCTACAGGCTCTTATACGGCCGAGGGCTGGGGCCAGTGCCCAGCCCTCTCTTTCACGTCAGCCTTAGTAATAGCGCCAGGTCCCGTTGCACGAGTCTCCGACGAATGCATAGGGCTGAGCCCGGACCTGCGAGACCTTTCCGTCAAGCCCCCCGGTGTCGCAGTAGCGAAGCGAGTAGTACGGGTTGGGAGTACCCGTCACCTCGAAGGAGGTGACGCAGAGCTGCTCCACGTACTGATTGATGACGATTTCAGACCAGTCATCGCCATGACTGCCAGAAGCACTGTTGTAGACGCGGATGACCGTTCCCACGGGCACCTGGAACAACTTCATGGACCGGGCCTCGTCGTTGGACCAGCCCGAGCCACTGGAGTTAGGGATGAGGGTTGCCGCCGTATTGTAGGGATACGAGCCGACCTGGTCTCCGCCGCAGAAGTTGCCCTCCCAGAAGGTGATGACGGGAGAAGCCAGCGCACCGGCCTGCGCTCCCGTCTCGTCTGGGACAGGCCCGGATTCGGGGCCGCAAGCGGTGGCGAACAGCACGGACATCAGAAACGCATTTTGAAGACGCATGAAGGACCGCTCCTTGGGACTGAATGGGTTCAGAACCGCCATTTCTGGCGGCGGTCAGGGCCTCTGGGAGCGCCCTGCTCGCGAGGGGCTATGTACAGAGCCCTGTTCCCCGTCGCGTCGGCCTTGCAGCAAAGCGCTCCGTCCATGCCGTGAAGTGGCCCGCCGCTGCCGTGAACTGTCCCGCTCCCCCACTTCGCACCTTCCTGCGAACACACGATGACGCGGAGTCCCTCCCGGTTCAGGAAGGCGGCCCGGCCACCACTGCGCAAACCCGCTCAAGTCTTGCCCTCTCCGGCGTCGCGGGCCCTTACACCTCCGGTGCGAACGTCGGCTCCAGCATGTGTCTGGACGTGGACAAGGGCAGCCCCGACCCCAAGACCAAGCAGCTCTTGGGGCGTGGCAACGTGGACCTCGGTGGATCCCAAGCCATCGGAGGGGGGCCGGCGGCATTTGGAAGGGGGGAGGTCAATGCGCCCAAGGAGGTCGGTCTTGGGAAGCGCGGAAAGAAGGACCAGGGTCCCGTCCGGCTCAGAGATGTCGAGGGATATACTCCAAGGCCTGGCCACCACCGCCCGGTGAACGAGATCATCATCCAGGCTCGGCCCATGCCGAAGAGGCTCTCCGGGCCCCGTTTGCGCTGGGCACGAGGCCTCTGGCTCAGCGCGAGTAGCGCTGCACGGTGGTGACGTTCATGCCAGAAAAGGTTCCACCGGTGACAAGCACTTGGCCTGTATGGAGGCGTATGGCCACATGGGCCGCGATGGGGGCTGACAGCGTGCCCGCGGCCGTCCAGGTGCTCGTCGCGGGGGCAGGAGGGAGTTCAGAGCGGTGACAGGTTCTCGAACCAGGCGCGCGCTGGGCCTGGGCATTGCTCTCCTGGGCGACCTGGCGCTTCACCACGCCGGAACGACGGCGCCCTTGAAGGTGCGCTCGATGAACTGCCGCACTTCCGGCGAATGGTAGGCCTCGACCAGCGTCTTGAATTCGGCCCGTCCGGCGTCGTCGGCCCGCACCGCGATGACGTTCGCGTATGGCGACTGCGCGGATTCACGCACCAGCCCCTTGAAAGGATCGAGCCCCCCTTCCAGCGCGTAGTTGGTGTTGATGACTGCGAGATCGACGTCACTCAACACGCGCGCCAGCTGCGCCGCTTCGAGCTCCTTGAAGTGGAAGCCGCCGCGGGACCATTCGACGTCGAGCGGCGTGGGCGTCGGACCGGCCCCCGTGCGCAGGCGGATGAGCCCCGCGGTCTGCAGCAGCGCCAGTGCACGCGCGCCGTTGGTTGGGTCGTTGGGAATGGCGATGGTCGCGCCGGTGGGCAACGCATCGAGCTTCTCGTGCCGCACGCTGTAAGCGGCGATGGGGAAGGTGACCGTGGTGCCGATCGAGGTCAGGCGGTAGCCGCGATCCTTCCGTTGCTGCTCGAGGTACGGGAGGTGCTGGAAGCTGTTCGCGTCGAGGCTTCCGTCGGCGAGCGCGGCGTTGGGTTGCACGTAGTCGGAGAATTCCACCACCTGCACGTGCACGCCCTTCTTGAGCGCCTCCGCGGCCACGACCTCGAGGATCTGCGCGTGCGCACCCGAGGTCACGCCGACCTTCAACCGGTGCGCGTCGTTCTTCGCACACCCGTTGGAGACCGCGAGCACCAGCGACAGCAGCATCACCGACGACACATGTTTGGACATGAAGCGCTCCTCGAAGCTTGAAAGTCAGGGGCGGGTGTGACGTGACAGGTGCCGGGCGAGCCGCTCGCCGAGCCACTGCACGCCGTTGACGAGCACGATGAGTACCAGCACCACGGCTGCCATCACCGCCGGTTGGAAACGCTGGTACCCGTAGCGGATGCCGAGATCGCCGAGGCCGCCGCCGCCGATGGCGCCGGCCATGGCCGAAGCCCCGACGAGGCTCACCACCATCACCGTGGTCGCGGTCACCAGCCCCGGCACCGCTTCCGGTACCAGCACGCGGGTGACAATCTGCCAGCGGCTGGCGCCGAACGATCGCGTGGCTTCGATGGTCGCGGGGTCCACCCCGCGCAGCGCCTCTTCGTAAAGCCGCGCCACGAACGGAGCGGCACTCAACGACAACGGCACGATCGCCGCCGCGGTGCCGATGCTGCTGCCAACCACCCATCGCGTGAGCGGAATGATCGACACCAGCAGGATGATGAAGGGGATCGATCGCGTGGCATTGACGATCACCCCGAGCACGCGATGGGCCGCGGGGTGAGGCAGCAGGTGTCCAGGTGCGGTGGCCGTGAGCAACAGCCCGAGCGGCAGACCAAGCAGCGCCGCGAAGAACGACGAGGCCACGACCATCACCAGGGTTTCACCGAGCGCGATGAACAACGCGCCGACGAGTTGGGGAGACATGCGCGCGCTCCGTCAGGCCGACGCCAGCAGCCGCTGCCCCGCTTCGGATCGCGGCAGCGCGAAAAACTCAGAGGTGTGGGTTCGTTCCACGATGCGGCCCGCGTCGAGCACCAGCACTTCATCGGCGAGCCGGCGCACCAGCTCGAGTTGATGGGTGACGAAGACCACGGTCAGGCCGAGTTCATGGCTCAACGTGGCCAGCAGCTCGGTGATGTGTTTCGCAGTTTCCGCATCGAGCGCCGACGTGGGCTCATCGCAGAGCAGGACGCGCGGTGCATGCACCAGTGCCCGGGCGATGCCCACGCGCTGCCGTTGACCGCCGGAGAGCTGTGCCGGCCATGCGCCGGCCTTGTCGGTGAGCCGGACCCGCTCGAGCACCTCGCGTACGCGCGGGCCGATGACGCCGGGCTTCAGGCCGGCGATCTCCAGCGGCAGCGCAACATTCTCGGCCACCGTTCGCCGATGCAGCAATGCGAAGTGCTGGAAGACCATGCCCAGCTGGTGGCGCGCCAACGAGAGCTCGGCCGGTGAACAATCCAGCAGCGAGCGGCCATCGAGCTCGACGGTGCCCGCGGCCGGCGTGATGAGGAGATTCAGACACCGGAGCAAGGTCGACTTTCCCGCGCCGCTCGAGCCCACGATGCCCAGCCGTTCTCCGGCGCGAACGTCAAAGCTGACGTCGTGCACCACGCGGGTCTTCCCGAATGCGCATTCCAGGTTGCGCACGCGCAGCACCGGCGCTGCAACGGCAATGGCTCGTTCGATGACTGACATGAAAACGCTTTCGGACCTCGGGGGTGGCGCGAGCGGCTGCGAACGGGACGACCCGCCTCAACAGCGACACGGAAGAAAACGCCGACGACCGAACATGCGCGTCCGTTATAACGGATGAACTTCCGGCGTCAAGTGGGCTCGTCCCGATGAGGACTCAGGGACAGTCGGATTCGCGCGCGCCGATGTCCGGCCCCCGGCCGCAGTATGTGGCGCCCACGGACTGGCCCGCGTCCCGGGCCGGAGACGAGGCGGAGAGCCAGAAGTCCTCGGACGCTCCACTCAGGAACGAGGGGTTCTTCTCCAGGGAGTGTGCGTCCCATCCGGTGGCCGAGCGCCAGGCGGTGAAGTTCAGCAAGCTGTTGTTCTTGCGCAGCACGGCCGCGCCCTTGAGCGAGGCATACAGGTTGCCATCGAACGCGGTGTCCTGGAGGGTGGTGCCCAGCCGCACCGCCGCGGCCGCGCACTCGCCGAGGATGTTGTTGCGCACCCGCACGGTCTGGCTGGGCCCGCTGGCGCCGTTGCCCACGATGAGGCCGTAGGCGGGCATGTTCCACACGGTGTTGTGGTCCACCTTCACGTCAATGGCCGTGTCCACGCGGATGCCCGAGCCGTCGTTGCCGTCCGCGTTGTAGCCGTCGAACACACGGTTGCGCCGCACAACGATCCGAGTGGGGGGCGCGCCCTCGCGGACGCCACCGATCTGGATGCCCCGGCCGTTGCCGCGCACCTCGTTGTCCTCGAGCGTGACGTCGAGCGCGGACAGGTGCACCACCACGCCCTCTCCCGCCGACGAGGAGGTGCGGTAGTGGCCCCAGATGCGGTTGCCACGGAGCGTCACGCGGGTGCACGTTTTGATGTCCACGCCGTTCTCCCGGTTCTCGTGCAAGTCGTTGTCCTCGACGAGCAGGTTGTCGAAGGGCGTGCCCGGCTCGGTGGACCCGCCCTCGGGCCCCAGGCATTGCACCCCATCCCCGGAGTTGTGGTGGATGTCGTTGGCGCGGACGATGACGTTCTTGGAGTTGGTCTGCACACAGACGCCGTGGCTGTCATCGTCGCCCGCGCGCCGGAAGTTGCTGATGCTGTTGCCCTCGATGAGCACATCGTGGGCCTGCTGGGCCACGTAGGCGCCCGCGCCATCGGTGCCGTTCTTGAGCGTGCTGGCGCGCAGGATGCCGTGGTGCGCGCCCGCGCCGCGCCAGATGGCCGCGAAGGCCTTGTCGCCCGCCGCGTCGAGGGTCACGCCTTCCACGCGCCAGTACGCCCCGCGCACGTCCAGCAGGGCCGTGCGGCTGCCCGTGCCGCCCTTGAAGACGGGCTTGGCGCCCGGCGCGGCCTGGAGCGTGAGGGGGGCGCTGGCCGATCCGCCCTTCTCGTCGAGCCGCAGCCGCTCGGAGTAGGTGCCGGACTTGAGGAAGATGGCCTCGCCGGGCTTCACCTGCGCCAGCGCCTTGGCCACGGTCTGGAAGGGGGCCGCCTCCGTGCCGGCCGCGGTGTCCTGGCCCGAAGGGGAGACCCAGTGGATGCGGGTGAATGCCGGCGTGGCTGCGACGGCGGACAGGGAATGCTCCGGGGGGAAAAGCTGCTCATCGGCGGCAGCCAGAACGCTGGCCGAGGAAACCAGGACACCCACCAGGACCAGGGGCGAGACGGCTTTCAGGAAGGATCTCCGACGCATCCACACTCCTTGTGTGAACCCCGCTTTTCAGCGGGGGACAGGGGAACGGGCGCCGGACAGTTGGTTGGCTTGGATCATTCCTCCTGCTTGCCACTTCGGCCGCCTGGCTGTTTGCGACAGGGGCGGGCAAGGAATGTGATTTCAGAGGCTTGGAGGAAGCTTGCTGTGCTGGGCAGGTGACGCCGAGGCGAGGTCTCGGCGCCTCGGATGCCGGGGGAGCCGCGCCTGAGGGGCAATACTCGATGTGCGAGCGGCACACTTACCTGCTCAGCGGACAGCGAGAGGTCCGTGGAATAGAAGGCCTGAAGAGGACGTCCTCCCGTCAGGGGCTCCACGACCACGATTTTGAGAGGGCGGTGGGGGACGCCGTACCAATAGATGCGAGACTTTCCGAAGATGAGTTGGATGAGGTTACTCCGAGGTTTCGCCCGCGTTCGAGGAGTCAGCTGCCTTCGTGTTTGAGGCCGCGTCCGGCCGACCTTCCGGCCTCGGAAGGCATTGGGCCCGGATGCGGATCGGGGCCAACGGGGCTCCATCGAGAGCACGGAAGGCCAACTCTACTTCGATACATGTGGGGCTGGGGTCCCCATGGGTGCTCTTCGTGAACAGCGGGATGCGGACGTTCTTGCCGTACCAATAGCCTGGCTTCAGGAGCAAAAGTTCCTCCCGG
Protein-coding sequences here:
- a CDS encoding serine/threonine protein kinase → MASPCAHCGSTAGPDHLCSGASLALLGQVLDGRYKIESVLGHGGMGMVFRATQTSVQRPVAVKTLNSALAVAPTFFERFRREAEVASRLRHPNVITIFDFGRTTDGTCYYVMELLGGESLKEIVKRDGPMPLRRAVNLLEQAARGLAHAHAENCVHRDLKPHNIMVQQLDGKDFVKVLDFGLVKALEQDEEEQLTSTGQVLGTPQYMPPEQAGGELVDARSDLYALTGVFFYCLTGTSPYGANTVRKALTAALTQTVPAVNSKRQGAPVPPSIDAFMQKGLAREKEDRFQSAEEFIEEMLEAVEELSSEELDAIPSGGATGRDSSSSSKPSVSKPRKPGSPVGSSSVRSSRPSSGSSGRSPNVIVAKGSSGTPSSNRHRAAGSPSQRSASARAEERSPSDEGMAMAKKAALVGIPALLLAAGLGVVALRRGDATAAAKPPGERALVEQVQTPPSSPSPTAEAPPAALSPTVLVRCNTTPDGAAIFNEKDEQIGTTPGTLALPRGQKHRLIFRLAGHQDAERPLDLSIAAGDMLAVDVPLTPTRAAPPPSKPKPSRPAAPTSSDISIFE
- a CDS encoding methionine ABC transporter ATP-binding protein — its product is MSVIERAIAVAAPVLRVRNLECAFGKTRVVHDVSFDVRAGERLGIVGSSGAGKSTLLRCLNLLITPAAGTVELDGRSLLDCSPAELSLARHQLGMVFQHFALLHRRTVAENVALPLEIAGLKPGVIGPRVREVLERVRLTDKAGAWPAQLSGGQRQRVGIARALVHAPRVLLCDEPTSALDAETAKHITELLATLSHELGLTVVFVTHQLELVRRLADEVLVLDAGRIVERTHTSEFFALPRSEAGQRLLASA
- a CDS encoding ABC-F family ATP-binding cassette domain-containing protein, whose product is MSLIIAQDICLAYGKKVLFDDTSFTLGPRDRVGLVGANGTGKSSLMKLLAGVQHADSGTITYARSARVGYLPQELAGLPEGSVVEAVMSTVPGRDAMEARLKKTEAALAQETDEAEQLELSQELADLHAELDQFEEHYGRHHAERILKGLGFRDADLAKPTSALSGGWRMRAALAGLLLQDPDLLLLDEPTNHLDVPTLTWFDGFMRRSNKALVLISHDRDFLNRQVNRIVSLEIEGLRSYVGNYNDYKRQRAEEMEQLKARAAKVEARRAELQAFIDRFGAKATKARQAKSREKMLERLEEVHLLEERSTVHFRFPEVERSGRDVASLEAVSKRYGAQVVYSGLDARVERGQRIAVVGANGAGKTTLLKILAGELAADGGQVTLGHNVVMGYYAQHHADTLDKRNSILEEVQPLAADKPQSYVRGVLGAFLFSGDDVDKPIGVLSGGERARVALAKLLLRPSNFLLMDEPTNHLDLDSTEMLIEALQGYGGTLLFVSHNRGFVNSLATMVWDVVDGKVVPYAGNLDEYLYHQEQLRLEAEAGAVGEKGKPGEKASSAPLSEKDRKRLEAEARQRRSTVEGPLKKEIARIEERISKLETAQKEREAQLADPDLYNDFARAKPLMDTHRAGKEELESLYAAWEAAQEKLAEATASLG
- a CDS encoding MetQ/NlpA family ABC transporter substrate-binding protein — protein: MSKHVSSVMLLSLVLAVSNGCAKNDAHRLKVGVTSGAHAQILEVVAAEALKKGVHVQVVEFSDYVQPNAALADGSLDANSFQHLPYLEQQRKDRGYRLTSIGTTVTFPIAAYSVRHEKLDALPTGATIAIPNDPTNGARALALLQTAGLIRLRTGAGPTPTPLDVEWSRGGFHFKELEAAQLARVLSDVDLAVINTNYALEGGLDPFKGLVRESAQSPYANVIAVRADDAGRAEFKTLVEAYHSPEVRQFIERTFKGAVVPAW
- a CDS encoding right-handed parallel beta-helix repeat-containing protein, which gives rise to MRRRSFLKAVSPLVLVGVLVSSASVLAAADEQLFPPEHSLSAVAATPAFTRIHWVSPSGQDTAAGTEAAPFQTVAKALAQVKPGEAIFLKSGTYSERLRLDEKGGSASAPLTLQAAPGAKPVFKGGTGSRTALLDVRGAYWRVEGVTLDAAGDKAFAAIWRGAGAHHGILRASTLKNGTDGAGAYVAQQAHDVLIEGNSISNFRRAGDDDSHGVCVQTNSKNVIVRANDIHHNSGDGVQCLGPEGGSTEPGTPFDNLLVEDNDLHENRENGVDIKTCTRVTLRGNRIWGHYRTSSSAGEGVVVHLSALDVTLEDNEVRGNGRGIQIGGVREGAPPTRIVVRRNRVFDGYNADGNDGSGIRVDTAIDVKVDHNTVWNMPAYGLIVGNGASGPSQTVRVRNNILGECAAAAVRLGTTLQDTAFDGNLYASLKGAAVLRKNNSLLNFTAWRSATGWDAHSLEKNPSFLSGASEDFWLSASSPARDAGQSVGATYCGRGPDIGARESDCP
- a CDS encoding methionine ABC transporter permease, which produces MSPQLVGALFIALGETLVMVVASSFFAALLGLPLGLLLTATAPGHLLPHPAAHRVLGVIVNATRSIPFIILLVSIIPLTRWVVGSSIGTAAAIVPLSLSAAPFVARLYEEALRGVDPATIEATRSFGASRWQIVTRVLVPEAVPGLVTATTVMVVSLVGASAMAGAIGGGGLGDLGIRYGYQRFQPAVMAAVVLVLIVLVNGVQWLGERLARHLSRHTRP